From Dehalococcoidia bacterium, a single genomic window includes:
- a CDS encoding LLM class F420-dependent oxidoreductase has translation MKFGVTIFPTDYAMNIVDLGRALEERGFESLFIPEHTHIPTSRESPWPGGPQLPEEYRHTLDPFVALGAVAAATKTLKLGTGICLVTEHDPITLAKEIASVDFLSGGRFLFGIGAGWNFEEMRNHGSDPAHRWGIVRERIRAMQQIWTQDEAQFHGKYVNFDPIWSWPKPVQRPHPPIMIGGNSPGTFKRVLDYGDEWLPIMGRGAPIEEQIAELQRQAKERGRAPIPITVFGARADSETIERLGAAGVTRCLFGLPPAGEEKILPLLDRFAAAMLSHA, from the coding sequence ATGAAGTTCGGCGTCACGATCTTTCCCACCGACTACGCGATGAACATTGTGGATCTGGGCCGGGCGCTGGAAGAGCGCGGCTTCGAGTCGCTGTTTATCCCCGAGCACACGCATATTCCCACCTCGCGCGAGAGCCCCTGGCCCGGCGGGCCGCAGCTGCCGGAGGAGTACCGGCATACGCTCGACCCCTTCGTCGCGCTGGGCGCGGTGGCCGCGGCGACGAAGACGCTGAAGCTGGGCACCGGCATCTGCCTCGTGACGGAGCACGACCCGATCACGCTGGCCAAGGAGATCGCCTCCGTCGACTTTCTGTCGGGCGGCCGCTTCCTCTTCGGCATCGGCGCCGGCTGGAACTTCGAGGAGATGCGCAACCACGGCAGCGACCCCGCGCACCGCTGGGGCATCGTGCGCGAGCGCATCCGCGCCATGCAGCAGATCTGGACGCAGGACGAGGCCCAGTTCCACGGCAAGTACGTGAACTTCGACCCGATCTGGAGCTGGCCGAAGCCAGTGCAGAGGCCGCACCCGCCGATCATGATCGGCGGCAACTCGCCCGGCACGTTCAAGCGCGTGCTCGACTACGGCGACGAGTGGCTGCCAATCATGGGCCGCGGCGCCCCGATCGAAGAGCAGATCGCCGAGCTGCAGCGCCAGGCCAAAGAGCGCGGCCGCGCCCCGATCCCGATCACCGTATTCGGCGCCCGCGCCGACAGCGAGACGATCGAACGGCTGGGCGCCGCCGGCGTGACACGCTGCCTCTTCGGCCTGCCGCCCGCGGGCGAGGAGAAGATCCTGCCGCTGCTCGACCGCTTCGCCGCCGCCATGCTGAGCCACGCGTAA
- a CDS encoding LLM class flavin-dependent oxidoreductase, with the protein MRFGLAYDFRNPAQWALPWRDLYAGTLDQMVFAEQLGFDSIWIGEQHLAEDGALPSPLSIAAAIAARTSRIRIGVCVPALPLHNAVSLAEQIAVLDQLSGGRIELGLGDDGFAAEFAAFGVPRRQRAARFREAVQVLRLLFSGERISFKGRFYDLDGLTLAPPPLQAGGPPLWGGAISAKQALRAAALRLHLLPRGDRRATLDIWARALGRFGHDPEAFRVLVNRPVVVTDDPLRMWQRLRPGEEYRASLDARRTEEAGVPRGSPVQTDDSQALPLLDGQYLLGSAARVRDEIDAYRERVPVTDLVGWGVPLGLRPDEMYPSLERFAREVMPRFL; encoded by the coding sequence TTGCGCTTCGGCCTTGCCTACGATTTCCGCAACCCGGCGCAGTGGGCGCTGCCCTGGCGCGATCTCTACGCCGGCACGCTCGACCAGATGGTCTTCGCTGAGCAGCTGGGCTTCGACTCGATCTGGATCGGCGAGCAGCACCTGGCCGAAGACGGCGCCCTGCCGTCGCCCCTGTCGATCGCCGCGGCGATCGCGGCGCGCACCAGCCGCATCCGCATCGGCGTCTGTGTGCCCGCCCTGCCGCTGCACAACGCCGTCTCGCTGGCCGAGCAGATCGCGGTGCTCGATCAGCTTTCCGGCGGGCGCATCGAGCTGGGCCTGGGCGACGACGGCTTCGCGGCCGAGTTCGCCGCCTTCGGCGTGCCGCGCCGGCAGCGGGCGGCGCGCTTCCGCGAGGCGGTGCAGGTGCTGCGCCTGCTCTTCAGCGGCGAACGGATCAGCTTCAAGGGCCGCTTCTACGATCTGGACGGCCTCACGCTCGCGCCGCCGCCGTTGCAGGCGGGCGGCCCGCCGCTGTGGGGCGGCGCAATCAGCGCCAAGCAGGCGCTGCGCGCCGCCGCGCTGCGCCTGCACCTGCTGCCGCGTGGCGACCGGCGCGCGACGCTCGACATCTGGGCCAGGGCACTGGGCCGGTTCGGCCACGACCCGGAAGCCTTCCGCGTGCTCGTCAACCGCCCGGTGGTGGTGACGGACGATCCACTGCGCATGTGGCAGCGGCTGCGCCCCGGCGAGGAGTACCGTGCAAGCCTCGACGCAAGGCGCACGGAGGAAGCAGGCGTGCCGCGCGGCTCTCCAGTGCAGACGGACGACAGCCAGGCGCTGCCGCTGCTGGACGGGCAATACCTGCTCGGCAGCGCCGCTCGTGTCCGCGACGAGATCGATGCCTACCGTGAGCGTGTGCCTGTCACGGATCTCGTCGGCTGGGGCGTGCCGCTCGGCCTGCGCCCCGACGAGATGTACCCGTCGCTGGAACGCTTCGCGCGCGAGGTGATGCCGCGCTTCCTTTGA
- a CDS encoding DUF1801 domain-containing protein, protein MPGVDKSSSASGETSRGFTDAERAAIRARAQEQKADARRGRRAGKADGESAVLAAIAAMAGPDRAMGERLHAIIKASAPALSPKTWYGMPAYARNGKVVCFFQSAQKFNTRYATFGFNDAANLDEGAMWPVAFALKELTAADEARIAALVKKAVS, encoded by the coding sequence ATGCCAGGAGTCGACAAGAGCAGCAGCGCGAGCGGCGAGACGTCCCGGGGATTCACGGACGCGGAACGAGCCGCGATCAGGGCACGCGCCCAGGAGCAGAAGGCGGACGCACGCCGCGGCCGGCGCGCGGGGAAGGCGGACGGAGAAAGCGCTGTGCTTGCGGCGATCGCCGCGATGGCGGGACCGGATCGCGCCATGGGCGAGCGGCTCCATGCGATCATCAAAGCCAGTGCGCCGGCCCTCTCACCGAAAACCTGGTACGGGATGCCCGCGTATGCCAGGAACGGCAAGGTCGTCTGCTTCTTTCAAAGCGCGCAGAAGTTCAACACGAGGTACGCGACGTTCGGCTTTAACGACGCCGCGAACCTCGACGAAGGCGCCATGTGGCCCGTCGCCTTCGCGCTGAAGGAGTTGACTGCCGCCGACGAGGCAAGGATCGCCGCGCTCGTGAAGAAGGCGGTGAGCTGA